TTTTTTCTTGAGAATGTTAATATATTAATGATTCTTCATAACGTAAGAAATCAGGAATGAATTTTATTGTAGGGCAATATTTAACATTGTTAGGTGTTGCCTTTTTCATGCCATTGGGCGTAAGTTATTTCTGTTTACTTTTTAGTATTGGTTAAATATTTACACATACATTGAAAGTGGAATTTTTATCCATACTATTTATAATGAGGTACACCGGGGAATAACTCCATCAGTTACACAATAAAATAACCTTAAAGCTTTAAGGAATTTAAAATTAAAAAAACAAGCTGAAACTAACTCTTTTGTTTAGATTTGTTATATAGTCAAAAAGAAAGAATGCCACAGGATTTATATAAAGCACCGGATTATTATCATCTTGATGATTTGTTAACTGAAGAACACAAGTTGATACGCGGTTCTGCCCGCGAATGGGTAAAAAAAGAGGTAACCCCGCAAATAGAGGAATATGCCCAAAAAGCAGAATTCCCAGCTTATTTAATTAAAGGATTAGGCGAAATAGGTGCATTTGGGCCTTATATACCTGAAGAATACGGTGGCTCCGGCTTAGATTATATTTCTTATGGACTATTGATGCAGGAAATAGAAAGAGGTGATTCGGGAATCCGTTCAACAGCATCAGTACAATCATCGCTGGTCATGTATCCGATATGGGCTTTTGGAACAGAAGAGCAAAAGCAAAAATATTTACCAAAATTAGCCACTGGAGAGTTAATGGGGTGTTTTGGTTTAACAGAACCCAATCACGGTTCAAACCCCGGTGGATTAACCACTCATTTCGAAGATAAAGGAGATCATTACCTTCTTAATGGTGCGAAAATGTGGATATCAAATGCACCATTTGCAGATATCGCTGTTGTGTGGGCTAAAAATGAAGAGGGACGAATTAAAGGATTGATTGTAGAAAGGGGGATGGATGGATTTACTACTCCTGAAACTCATAATAAGTGGTCGTTAAGGGCATCAGCAACAGGAGAATTAATATTTTCGGATGTGAAGGTTCCGAAGGAAAACCTGTTGACAGGGAAAGATGGTTTGCGAGCTCCGTTGATGTGTCTGGATTCTGCTAGATATGGAATTGCCTGGGGTGCTATTGGCGCAGCTATGGACTGTTATGACACTGCTCTTCGTTATTCGAAAGAAAGAACACAATTTGGGAAACCAATTGCTTCTTTTCAGC
The DNA window shown above is from Bacteroidota bacterium and carries:
- a CDS encoding acyl-CoA dehydrogenase family protein gives rise to the protein MPQDLYKAPDYYHLDDLLTEEHKLIRGSAREWVKKEVTPQIEEYAQKAEFPAYLIKGLGEIGAFGPYIPEEYGGSGLDYISYGLLMQEIERGDSGIRSTASVQSSLVMYPIWAFGTEEQKQKYLPKLATGELMGCFGLTEPNHGSNPGGLTTHFEDKGDHYLLNGAKMWISNAPFADIAVVWAKNEEGRIKGLIVERGMDGFTTPETHNKWSLRASATGELIFSDVKVPKENLLTGKDGLRAPLMCLDSARYGIAWGAIGAAMDCYDTALRYSKERTQFGKPIASFQLQQKKLAEMITEITKAQLLTWRLGVLKDEGRASSSQISMAKRNNVNMALEVAREARQILGAMGITGDYSIMRHMMNLESVVTYEGTHDIHLLITGLDITGIPAFK